GTTCACTAGTTCCTGCACAACCTGCCCGATCCGTCTGATCTCTTCGGAAGCAGGGATGCGGGTGGAACCCGGCCGTGTCGATTCCCCACCGACGTCAATCAGATCCGCCCCGGCGGATATGGCATTCAAGGAGTATTCGATCGCCTGAGCAGGATCTTGGTGATCGCCCCCGTCCGAGAAGGAATCGGGGGTGACGTTACAGACGGCCATCAACAGGGTTTTCATGCTGGAGTTGCTCACCCTTTAATCCTAGCGAAAAGGAACCCTTTAACGAGTGTTGACGCGGAAGACCTGCGAGAATTCCACCCGGAAGGTTTTGGCAATTTATGGCAATTTATCTCACAAATAGCCGCCCCAGCACTTCATGCGATATCGCACTTTTTACTTTTCTGCGCAACTATTTTTCCCCACAAAGACAAACCCGGTTCCCGGGAAACAACGCAGCTGTACATACAACCTCACACTGAAAAACAGTTGAAAATGACAAGAATATGCATAACAACATCTTTTTAATAGATTTTAAAAAAAGTGGCGTACAGGACACTGGCAACCCCGTGCCACCTGCTACCTTTGCGTATTTTTTAATCAAATTAGGCGAAATTTAGCCAGAAATTGGCCATCTCGCCTCCTAGACTTAAGTCCTTTCATGATTGATGCACAAGTGTAAAACTAGATGCGGCGTAGCTTGGAGATTTATCCGTGCACGCTCTGGTGACTCAGGCGTTGCCAGAAATATGAATACTTACTTCAGAAGGGGTGAGTTCTTTGGCCAAACAGGGCAAAGTAGCGCTTAGCTCGACACTGTTTGAGAAAGAGAATGAATTCGTTCCGACCGACCGCGAAGTGGTACGTGTCGAGGACACCGACTACACCGATGTATCCGTAGTCATTTTGGAAGGTGAAGACCTAACCAACGGGACTCTACAAGAGATCACAGAGACCGGATGGGGCATTCCCGTATTCACTGTCGCCGGTAACAAGTCTCCAGAGTCTTTCGAAGGCATTTATGGGGCTATCTCTGCCGACGCCGGCCAGTCCGCTTTCTACGGCCGCAAGGTTGAAGAAGCGGCCCGTAAGTACGAGGACAAGATCCTGCCCCCGTTCTTCGGCTCCCTAGTGAAGTACCACGAGAAGGGCTTCACCGCATTTGACTGCCCCGGCCACCAGGGCGGCCAGTTCTACCGCAAGCACCCTGCCGGACGCCGTTTCTTCGACTTCTACGGCGACAACGTGTTCCGCACCGACCTTTGCAACGCTGACGTTTCAATGGGTGACCTGCTGATCCACGATGGCCCGCCGGCTGCTGCAACCCAGAATGCTGCCAAGATTTTCAACGCTGACAATACTTGGTTCATTCTGAACGGTACTTCTGCTTCTAACCAGGTTGTGCTGAACGCCCTGCTCACCCCCGGTGATCTGGTACTGTTCGACCGCAACAACCACAAGTCGGTTCACCTTGGTGCACTGACCCAGGCTGGCGCAGACCCCGTTTACCTAGAGACCGGCCGTAACGCCTTCGGCCTGATCGGTGGCATCGATTCGCACTGCTTCGAAGAGGATTACCTGCGCGAGCGCATCGCCAAGGTTAACCCCGAAAAGAAGGATGCGAAGCGTCCGTTCCGCCTCGCTGTCATCCAGCTAGGCACCTACGACGGCACCATCTACAACGCACGTCAGGTAGTTGACCGCATTGGTCACCTGTGCGATTACATCCTGTTCGACTCCGCATGGGTCGGATACGAGCAGTGGATCCCAATGATGGCTCCGTGCTCACCGATGAAACTGGAGCTTGGACCGGAGGATCCGGGCATCATCGTCACCCAGTCTGTGCACAAGCAGCAGGCCGGCTTCTCGCAGGCCTCGCAGATCCACAAGAAGGATTCGCACATCAAGGACCAGGATCGTTACGTCAACTTCGACCAGTTCAACGCGTCCTACATGATGCACGCCTCGACCAGCCCCTACTACCCGCTCTTCGCCTCCTTGGACGTGAACGCTCAGATGCACGCCAACGGCAACGGCGAGAAGCTCTGGGCAGACGCTATTCGCGTCGGTATCGAGACCCGCAAGATGATTTTGCGGAACTGCCACCTGATAAAGCCGTTCGTGCCGCCGACTGTGGACGGCAAGGCTTGGGAAGATGCAGATACCGAGGAGATCGCGAAGGAACGCAAGTACTTCGAGTTCGTTCCCGGCGAGTCCTGGCACGGCTTCGATTCCTATGAAGAGGGCCAGTACTTCGTTGACCCGATGAAGCTGCTGCTGACCACTCCCGGCCTGATCAACAAGACCGGCGGCTTCGAGTACGAGGACTTCGGCATTCCTGCCAATATCCTCTGCTACTACCTGCGCACCCAGAACTTCATCCCGGAGAAGAACGACCTCAACTCGATTCTGTTCCTGATGACTCCGGCCGAGACCCTCTCTAAGATGGAGGACTTGGTTGCTGCTCTGGTTCGCTTCGAAAAGCTCGTGGAAGAGGACGCTCCGCTTTCGGAGGTTCTGCCCGACATTTACGCCGCCAACCGCGACCGTTACGAGGGCTACACCATCCGTCAGCTGTGCCAGGAGATGCACGACTTCTACAAGGACCGCACCGTGGCCCAGCTGCAGAAGGACATGTTCCGCGAGGAGCACTTCCCGAAGGCAGCTACCTCCCCGCAGAAGGCAAACTTCGCCTTCCTGCGTGGCCAGATCGACTTCATTCCGATCGAAGAGGCCGAAGGCCGCGTCGCTGCCGAGGGCGCTCTGCCCTACCCTCCGGGCATCATCTGTGTTGCTCCGGGCGAGGTTTGGGGAGACTCCCAGCTCAAGTACTTCATGGCACTTGAGGAAGGCATCAACGTTCTGCCCGGATTCGCTCCCGAGCTCCAGGGTGTCCACATGGTCACCGAGGAAGACGGCCGCCAGCGCGCCTACGGCTACGTGCTGAAGGAAGAAGCGCTCAAGGAAAACTAAGGTAGCCCCTTAGTAATCTCATCTCGCAGATACAAGGAAAGATATGTCAGACACTAAGAGCGCTCCTGATAAGAAGCGCATGAGCGTAGTGCAGCTCACGGTGCTCACCATGGTTAACATGATGGGCTCGGGCATCATTATGCTCCCCACCAAGCTAGCCCAAGTCGGTACGATCTCGATTCTGTCGTGGATCATCACCGCTGGTGGCGCGACTTTGTTGGCGTACGCATTCGCAAAAGCCGGACGTTACACCAAGAAGCCGGGCGGCATGGGCGGCTATGCAGAATACACATTCGGCAAGTCCGGTAACTTCCTAACCAACTTCGCCTACTTCATCTCGTTGGTTATCGCTAACATCGCAATTGCGATCTCGGCGGTTGGCTACGCCCTCAGCCTTTTCCAGGTTGACACCGACAAGATGAGCAACGGCCCGCTGTTGGTTGGCGTTCTTACCATTGTGACCCTGTGGCTAGCTACCGTGCTCAACTTCGGTGGCGCTCGCATTACCGGCCAGCTGTCGACCTTCACTATCTGGGGCGTGATCATTCCCGTCGCAGGTATCTCGATCATCGGCTGGTTCTGGTTCAGCGGCCACATGTGGGTAAACGCATGGAACCCGCACCACATGGGTACTTTCCCCGCTATCAGCGCATCTATTGCAATGACCCTGTGGGGCTTCCTGGGCATCGAGTCGGCGTCCGCAAACTCGGACTCCGTCGAGAACCCCGAGAAGAACGTACCGCTAGCGGTTATGGGTGGCTGCTTGGGTGCAGCTGCCATGTACATCGTTTCCACTAACGTCATGTTCGGTATTGTCGATTACAAGGCCCTTGCTAACTCCAACGGCCCGTTCGGCCTAGCGTTCTCGCAGATGTTCAACCCGACCATCGGCAAGATCGTGCTGGCAATGATGGTTATCTCCTGCTTCGGCTCCCTGCTGGGCTGGCAGTTCACCATCGCCCAGGTGGCCCGTTCGCTGGCTCTGGAAGGCATGATGCCGAAGGCCTTCACCAAGGTCACCAAGGCAAACGCACCTATCGTTGGCATGGTAATCATTACCATCGCTCAGACGCTGCTGTCGCTGATGACAATCAGCCCAAGTTTGTCCGAGCAGTTCGAGGTGTTGGTCAACCTGGCGGTTATCACCAACGTGGTCCCGTACATCCTCTGCATGGGCTCGTTGATGGTAATGCAGAAGGTCTCCAACGTTCCTCGTCGCGAAGCGCGCATCACCAATATCGTCGCAATTATTGCTGGTATTTACTCGTGCTACGCGCTCTACACTGCAGGCGAATCTGCGATGATGGGCGGCGCCCTCGTCTTCTTCTTCAGCTTCTTGCTGTTCGGTCTTGCAGCTCCCAAGGTCATGGACCTGAAGGGCTACAAGCACGAGGTAGACGAGAACTCCAGGCTCTCTGACCACTACGACCCCAAGAAGGACGATCTACTCACAGAAGGTTCTTCCAAGGTAGAAGGTGGCGCAGAAGCCCTATAGGATGCTCCTGAACCAAAAAGGTGTGGCGTGGCAGCTTCGGCTGCTGCGCCACACTTCTATGTGCGACCAGCACAAATAACTACTAAAGTTCCCCTCTTCTAACAGTCAACGAAAGCTCTTAGCCATGTTTTCCTCCCCCACCAAGTCAGTCGGCACTCTGCTCCCCAGCCTGGGCCTGATACTGGCTACGACTATCTGGGGGTCCATGTTCTTCATGATCAAGAAAGTCACCACCGAGATCCCGGTACTGGACTTTCTGGGGTGGCGGTTCGGGCTCACCGCCATCTTCACGGCGCTCATCTTCCACAAGCAGGTATTGAGGGCGAGCAAAAAAGCCTGGTTCTACGGCTTTATTCTGGCGATCCTATACGTGGGCGCGCAATACCTTGAATCGATCGGTCTAGCTACCGTAGATGCTTCCATTTCGGGCTTTATTACCGGCATGTACGCGGTGATGACCCCAATTTTGCTGCTGGTCATCTACCGACAGCCTCCCCGCCCAACCGTCATATACGCCTCTGTGGTTGCAACGCTGGGACTGGCGATCCTCTCGCTGCGCGGATTCTCTTTTGGCATCGGCGAGATCTACACCCTTGCGGGCTCCATCTGCTATTCGCTGCATATCGTAATGCTCGGCCGTTTTTCGAAGCGGGCCGACTCCTCGACACTGGCATCTACCCAGCTCATCATGATGGGGCTGCTGTCGCTGGGGCTAGCGGCGCCGGGCGGCATCACTATCCCCCACACCGCCTTTTCCTGGTTCGCCCTGTTCTACATGGCGCTACTGGGCGGCTCGCTGGCAATGCTGCTGCAAACCTGGGCACAATCACGTATTAGTCAGACCAGGGTGGCCATCATCATGACCACCGAACCGGTCTTCGCAGCGATCACCGCAGTCATA
The genomic region above belongs to Winkia neuii and contains:
- a CDS encoding DMT family transporter produces the protein MFSSPTKSVGTLLPSLGLILATTIWGSMFFMIKKVTTEIPVLDFLGWRFGLTAIFTALIFHKQVLRASKKAWFYGFILAILYVGAQYLESIGLATVDASISGFITGMYAVMTPILLLVIYRQPPRPTVIYASVVATLGLAILSLRGFSFGIGEIYTLAGSICYSLHIVMLGRFSKRADSSTLASTQLIMMGLLSLGLAAPGGITIPHTAFSWFALFYMALLGGSLAMLLQTWAQSRISQTRVAIIMTTEPVFAAITAVIFGGESVTMRLLLGGGLIVAAIIASELSSARKAKKYSVSSTPSA
- the speC gene encoding ornithine decarboxylase, which codes for MSSLAKQGKVALSSTLFEKENEFVPTDREVVRVEDTDYTDVSVVILEGEDLTNGTLQEITETGWGIPVFTVAGNKSPESFEGIYGAISADAGQSAFYGRKVEEAARKYEDKILPPFFGSLVKYHEKGFTAFDCPGHQGGQFYRKHPAGRRFFDFYGDNVFRTDLCNADVSMGDLLIHDGPPAAATQNAAKIFNADNTWFILNGTSASNQVVLNALLTPGDLVLFDRNNHKSVHLGALTQAGADPVYLETGRNAFGLIGGIDSHCFEEDYLRERIAKVNPEKKDAKRPFRLAVIQLGTYDGTIYNARQVVDRIGHLCDYILFDSAWVGYEQWIPMMAPCSPMKLELGPEDPGIIVTQSVHKQQAGFSQASQIHKKDSHIKDQDRYVNFDQFNASYMMHASTSPYYPLFASLDVNAQMHANGNGEKLWADAIRVGIETRKMILRNCHLIKPFVPPTVDGKAWEDADTEEIAKERKYFEFVPGESWHGFDSYEEGQYFVDPMKLLLTTPGLINKTGGFEYEDFGIPANILCYYLRTQNFIPEKNDLNSILFLMTPAETLSKMEDLVAALVRFEKLVEEDAPLSEVLPDIYAANRDRYEGYTIRQLCQEMHDFYKDRTVAQLQKDMFREEHFPKAATSPQKANFAFLRGQIDFIPIEEAEGRVAAEGALPYPPGIICVAPGEVWGDSQLKYFMALEEGINVLPGFAPELQGVHMVTEEDGRQRAYGYVLKEEALKEN
- the potE gene encoding putrescine-ornithine antiporter, whose protein sequence is MSDTKSAPDKKRMSVVQLTVLTMVNMMGSGIIMLPTKLAQVGTISILSWIITAGGATLLAYAFAKAGRYTKKPGGMGGYAEYTFGKSGNFLTNFAYFISLVIANIAIAISAVGYALSLFQVDTDKMSNGPLLVGVLTIVTLWLATVLNFGGARITGQLSTFTIWGVIIPVAGISIIGWFWFSGHMWVNAWNPHHMGTFPAISASIAMTLWGFLGIESASANSDSVENPEKNVPLAVMGGCLGAAAMYIVSTNVMFGIVDYKALANSNGPFGLAFSQMFNPTIGKIVLAMMVISCFGSLLGWQFTIAQVARSLALEGMMPKAFTKVTKANAPIVGMVIITIAQTLLSLMTISPSLSEQFEVLVNLAVITNVVPYILCMGSLMVMQKVSNVPRREARITNIVAIIAGIYSCYALYTAGESAMMGGALVFFFSFLLFGLAAPKVMDLKGYKHEVDENSRLSDHYDPKKDDLLTEGSSKVEGGAEAL